The Glycine max cultivar Williams 82 chromosome 3, Glycine_max_v4.0, whole genome shotgun sequence sequence GTGTCAGCATTAGCTTGATGGGGTGCCCTAATAGAGCCACGTGGTGATTAGTGTACCACGTTGGACCAACAGTGGCTCGGCGCATAGGCGTTTTTTCTGGTTTGGTTATAGTTGGTCTAAAAGCGAGACACGCTCAAATATAATTAGTTCGTCATCGTACACTTAACCCATTTTTTTAGGATAATGAAGTgaaatataacattaatctattcttctgtaaaaaaaaaaaaaattaggataatGTTTATGAACTTTTCGCCCCAACCGACCATTAAAATATTTGGATATCTATGGTTTGGTTTTTgtgctaaaaataaaaagtctacCATTTTTTCGGTTTTCCTCTTGTGAGTTTAGATGGTATGGTTAAGTTGGACCAACAGGATAACTATAATTGGCTTCGTAAAATTTACTGGTTAGAAGGCAAAAGAATTTGACTAACCGGACATATGCGTTTGGGAATATTCCGTTGTcttcatgatttttaattactttctaTTTCTTTCTCATACACAAGCAATCAATAATACATTCCCAGAAGTTTCGTggagttttcttcttttatttcctttgtttttgGGAGCTTTACGGCCCCACTTGTACTTTTCCATGATCTTGGAGTGATTTAGGgtaattaaaacaatattttctttgttctctttataatatgattACTTTGCTTTGGTCATGATCCGTGATGTAATGACTGAAATCTAATTTacgtataaaaaattaaaacaaattaaatcaattttacataTGATAATAAACTTTCTACATGTAAACATTCATTAGTTGATAAGatgaatattaaaaattcatattaatgTCTATTAATTTGACATAAATAATTCAACACTTTAATTCATTGATAAGATGAATATTTAAAGTTGTTGGTTTCAAACTTGAATAATAATCGATGAGTGATTTTCTTATTGGTGTCGTGGTTGACTTAAGAAATGAATTATATTTCTTGATTGAATTTCTAGTTATCTCCAAAAACTTCCTAGTAGTCGCGAACTGAAATTCGACCAAGAGAGTAGGGTTAAATTCAAGACTAAAAAGTCTTTTGACAGCTTTTAGGAACTTTTTTACTGACAAATTTctatatattcaaaaaaaaaataatttcaaaaacacaaacaCTTATATCTTCTATCCAAACCTATCTTTAGTTATACTATTCGTatggaattaaaattaaagaaagtgtTATAATGACCAAAAACCGGAACGAAAgtgataaataaaattgtaaatgaaGTATAGTACTGGAAAATGCCTCTAGCTGCTCCATGTTCGAATCTTCAGCACATGGTTGGGCTTGGTTCAAATTTGGGTCGTTTTGGGGCTCACTTGCATTGGGCCCATGTCACGCCGGCGATTCATGCGGCGGTGAGAGTGGCATGCGATGGCCGTGAAAGGCGATGTCGTTGTTGTGGGCGCGACGGAGGGGAAGAATTGCACGGTGGTGAAGACGGAATAACGGAAAGGTTAGTGGATGGGTAGCGGATTCGCGATTTGATTTTCGCGGTGGTAGTTCAGAGAGGGTTTGTCTATAGTGACGTGGCGCGCCGGTGGCTCACTAACTACAGACTAGGTCCTCTTTTTTTCCCTCAATTTCGTGCCTTTCAATTCTCTTCCTTTTGCTAATGGAATAGTTCTCTTACACCAACAATCCTGGTTTTGCCAAATTTTGTTACTTTTGCATGATGGGTGTTTGTTAACATTGTTTTGTTGTGAAAGTTTCAAtcttttttggttttgggtTGGTGGGTTCTGGAGGTTTGGTATCATGTGGTGGGGGTGTGTTAAGCTACTTTGGATTTATGGGGTTTTACAGtgaattttgttgttttattttaatttttatggttttaGGTTGATGGGGTTTTGCAACTTTGGTGTCACCTGGTGAGGGAAATTGAGATGAAGCATGATAAGTTGATTTCGTTTCAAGAGGTTGCACGgtaaaatttcagacaaaattGGGATGGTAGAAGATGAGGGAGAAAGAATGAGAagggagaagaggaggaggacgacaaaataaaaatatgcttTTTAGCTTCCAATACTCTTATTTCATAAAGGAccaaagtaaaagataaatgattaaattaaaaaaaaaaaaaactaaatagatcatttaatttttttttaaaataaaataaaagggagGATACCAAGATAATGTAAGTTAAATATTTCTCAAGAATGAAGCATAATTTAcgcaaaaaaaaactttaatttgaatatGACGAAATACTAGATGGCTGAAATGGCTTTTTTAAGGTGACAGAAGCAGCAAGTAGCAGCCCGTGGTATACTTGCAAAGCTTGAGCTTAAGATAATTTTTGGTAAATATGAGTGTTTTATGAGATAGGTTAGATCTTCAGATTCTACTTATAAATGAATTTGCCAATTATATGTAGTAGTGGAGTGTGTATAATCAATAATGAACAGAGTGGCTGAGGATTGTGGATAGTATGGGGCAACGATGCATTGCAGATGGATGCGTTCCTTAATTAAGCAACCGTTCAAATGtggaattttattatttaatttgtttgaatCCACTGCCCATTTTCCATCATAGCATAATGAATAGAAGACAAAACCAATatccattattttttgttgaaaaaaatactgAACGAAAAGCTCATGAATATTTCACGACTTCATAATGTAGCAAATCCGAACAGCTTTTCTAAATACAAGTGAAatacttaaaattgaaatagaaaagTTTATACGCTAACAAGACTCTTGCCAAGAATTATGTCATCTGTTGAGAAATCAGCCTCTTTCCGATATGTTCCTCTACCAAAGTCCAGGTTGTACGAGTCTGCTAGACCCTCTACAAGTCCAAATTCAGGTTCCAATCCAAGCACGCTCTTTGCTTTCTCAACTGATGCAAAGAAATGCTGcacaataatgaaaattaaatatcattatttcGCCAATGTAAAAAGAACTCGCCACTcagtttttacttttgttaataTGTTTCTACTTTCAGTATATCATTAGACTATATAATTatgtcaatttttaataaactataCAAGTTACAAACACTTTTCATATTGTATCTGATTTGTGTGGTTGTTTTTATCACCTGGTCACGGAATGGAAATGATTTCTTTTTCCCAAAATCAAAATCTTTAGGGTTGTAGTGAATGATCTCTGGCTCTGGGAACCCACCAGCCTGGAAAAtgccaaaataaacaaaaattacaatacATGTATCAAATTTAATTGCTTGACATATTAAGGCATTTTCCTTCTGCTTTCTATTGGTCACCTTAAATATGACATGGCATGAATGACTTACCTTAGCACATGCTCTTGCTAATCCATCAAATGTGACATACTTATCTCCCGAGATGTTGAATACTTCCTTGCTGGCCTTCTCATTACCAAGAACCTGGATAAAAGCTTTTGCCAAATCCTGTCACAATTGAACAATATTTTAgccaaaaatcacaaaattcaataaatttactTACTGTCTTATCAATTCCATTTATAGGAAATCATTTATTAATCTTCAAAAGCTTCCAAAAAGGCAAGCAATTAAAATTTCTTGCTGATTAATAAGTAACAGCAAGAAGAAAGGTAGCTTTGAATCAAATATTTCTGCATCTAAGTCCTCAAATTACAAGATGCATGGAACATGATAGATTAGTAGGCATGAATATATACATTGATACATAACTCTGGTAGAAAAATGAATATGATCCGGCTAAAGAAGAGTAACATTGCAAATTTCATACCTTAACATGACCAAGTTGGGTTATCTGTATTCCTGAGCCGGGGATAGGAATTGGGCGTCCCGCTTTCAATCTATGGAAGAACCACTCTTCAACAGGGTTGTAGTTCAAGGGTCCATAGATGTAGACTGGCCTTATAGATGTCCAATTAACACCCCTTGCTTGTAGCAAACTCTCTGTCTCAAGCTTTCCCTTGTGTCTGCTCTTAGGATCAACTGCATCAGTCTATCACCAAGAAGCAGGAAGTTAAAAGAAAAGGGAAGTTAGTTAATTATATAGGAAAgtgataaaattttagaaaggaCATATTCATGTGCATAAAATTAAGTTTGAACGGTGCACCCTTCCCTTCAGTGCAACTATCTAAAGGCTTAAATAAGACACTCCTATCACAATATTATGTTTAATGACTTAAATCATACTACTCAGCCCAAGGGAAATCTCTTGCAAGCACCATAGAgtaattttgtgaaatttttttacaaaagtggCATAACTCTGAAATCACAGGAAAATAGGCCTGATAAAATGTAAACTGACCTCTGCGTGAGGTAATAGATCAGATTTGAGATAGACACCGGCAGAAGAGCAGTAAATAAACCTGACATTGGGAAAATTATAAACAAGATGAAGATTAAAGGCATACTACAAAATATTACCAGAGactttttctttgtatgttattaaaattgtataatttaaGTATTTGTGAAGCTAAGATGTTCCATATTTTATGTTTCAGAAGTCTTCCCTTTTTAAATGAAAGATTTAAtctataatctttttttttttttattaaaacatcAATCGTCATACAGTTTCTGACTAATCTTACCCTTGCTACCATTGACTATAATTCCTCTTTgactttgaaaacaaaagccaaTTCAATTTTACATTGATCTTCATCTATACGCCTAAAGTCTAAGCCATCATATCTAATTAATAGCGAATTCCAACATCTACATATCAAAGCAAATGAAGGGTAGGACATAACAGTTGATAGGTTCATCTAGATTTCAAGTACTATCATGTTGAACCAAGAATTAGAGAACTTTATAAATTATCCCTGTTACAAATGATTTTCTAAATTGAatgttaattataataaatgagaACTGtgtgatgattttttaaaatgtaatcaAATTCATTCTTAACTTCAACTGACTATATAACTCATTAATGAATTGAACAATGACAATTTGCTTGTATTTTTTAGCtgattattaaatatatcaaaGACAGATTTGGCAGCTTACTGCTCCAGATTAGGCAGAGCATCCAGTATGGGTTCAACTTCATCTGCCTCGCGTCCTGAAACATATGcccaaataatttatttgaatctGAAGAGAGATATGTTATGAAAAATCATGATTGAACCCGAAGAGTAACATGTATTATGAAATTATTGGTGAAAAATAAGCACAGAAGGTGTGAGCAAGTAGGAATTTGCACACCATTTATGtcataaacaacatcaaatCCCTCTGCTGAGAGACTGGATTTTACAAAGTCGAAGTCCTTCCTGTCTCCTTTCAAATGCAAGATCTGGGAAATTAAAAATACTACACTAAGTAAATGTTCCGGGTATAAGAGTAACAAAGATGAAAAGCCATGCATTCACATCATGGATTGCAAGAAGGTTAGTCCAATTTTTAGTTGTTCACATTTACAATTAGCATACcttggaagaaaaatcagcataaTCACTGTCTGATTCACCTGGCAACTGTTGAGTGACAGGCGCTTTACCTCTTGTGAATAAAGTCACCTGCCAAATTCATATGttttatcatcaaaattttgaaactatataaaatatccaaacataggtataaaagattttttaaaatatcattcctAAGAAAAATATTCTTGGAGGAATGAAAAATCATTCCCCAGAACAAACACAGGCGTACCAGAGTTAGTGTGAAATAGGTAAGTCATACCTGGTGACCCTCTTTGACAAGGAGCCTAGACAAAAACACACCAATAAACCTGGTGCCTCCCATTATTAGGATTTTCTTGGTGCTCGATGCGGAGACGTAGAAAGACCCTTTTGGATGGCATTGCTTTCTCTTGAACTGTACCCAAAATAAGCATGTTAGGAGTTAGGCACGAATATATGATCTTCATTTATCAATTATCACTTGGatgcataattttttgttgttaactAAGTTTGTGAAGCATATagttcaattcaattcaattcatttaACTGAACAGGACAAAGGCAAATACAAGAATTGTTCAAGTGAGATTACCAACCAAGTACTAGTAATAAATACATGAACATAGAATGTTGTTCACCATCTACTGCTAAATGAATGAAATGagagtgatgatgatgatgaggacCTGAAGTTGAGTTTGAAGTCTGGTTCCACTGAAGTCAGAAAGAGAGGAAGCTAAGGTAGAGAAAGATAGTTGGTTCTGTTGGAGTGCCACCACTCTTGCCATGTTTCGTTTCCACACAGTGCAGTGTTGCTCTGTGTGTGTGGACTTTAATGAGTATGGTATGGGGCTGAAATTTGAAGTGGCTTTTCTTTCCCTCACCCAACTAAACTAACTAACTCCCCACCTCTTCTTTGCTTATGATAAGAAAACGACCCACCTCCATCCACAGCCTCTCATTTCCCTCCCTCTCTaacattcattcatttttatttttttttgtttattaatccATTCATtcttttataagataaaattccACCACTTATACTATTGCTCACCTCTACTCATGTGACGTGAATGTAACTGGAAACACTTGTGCCTATGCAAGAAAATTTTTCTGATTGAGATTCCTAGCCAAGAACAACACAAACCAAAGACAAGaccaaa is a genomic window containing:
- the LOC100791076 gene encoding Chloroplast stem-loop binding protein of 41 kDa b, chloroplastic-like, with amino-acid sequence MARVVALQQNQLSFSTLASSLSDFSGTRLQTQLQFKRKQCHPKGSFYVSASSTKKILIMGGTRFIGVFLSRLLVKEGHQVTLFTRGKAPVTQQLPGESDSDYADFSSKILHLKGDRKDFDFVKSSLSAEGFDVVYDINGREADEVEPILDALPNLEQFIYCSSAGVYLKSDLLPHAETDAVDPKSRHKGKLETESLLQARGVNWTSIRPVYIYGPLNYNPVEEWFFHRLKAGRPIPIPGSGIQITQLGHVKDLAKAFIQVLGNEKASKEVFNISGDKYVTFDGLARACAKAGGFPEPEIIHYNPKDFDFGKKKSFPFRDQHFFASVEKAKSVLGLEPEFGLVEGLADSYNLDFGRGTYRKEADFSTDDIILGKSLVSV
- the LOC100791076 gene encoding chloroplast stem-loop binding protein of 41 kDa b, chloroplastic-like isoform X1, producing MARVVALQQNQLSFSTLASSLSDFSGTRLQTQLQFKRKQCHPKGSFYVSASSTKKILIMGGTRFIGVFLSRLLVKEGHQVTLFTRGKAPVTQQLPGESDSDYADFSSKILHLKGDRKDFDFVKSSLSAEGFDVVYDINGREADEVEPILDALPNLEQFIYCSSAGVYLKSDLLPHAETDAVDPKSRHKGKLETESLLQARGVNWTSIRPVYIYGPLNYNPVEEWFFHRLKAGRPIPIPGSGIQITQLGHVKDLAKAFIQVLGNEKASKEVFNISGDKYVTFDGLARACAKVSHSCHVIFKVTNRKQKENALICQAIKFDTCIVIFVYFGIFQAGGFPEPEIIHYNPKDFDFGKKKSFPFRDQHFFASVEKAKSVLGLEPEFGLVEGLADSYNLDFGRGTYRKEADFSTDDIILGKSLVSV